The following are from one region of the Thermococcus cleftensis genome:
- a CDS encoding nitroreductase family protein translates to MEFFEVLRKRRSVRRFQERPVPRKLVEKLLEAAFLSPSSFNRRPWHFIVVDDREKLLALSKAKLGASGLATAPLAIVVTADESRSDVWVEDSSIAAEHIQLAAFDLGLSSFWVQIRNRMHDDKKTAEEYVRELLGIPENYRVVCIIGVGYPAEKKPPHGDEVFEWDKVSYNRFGEAWKKP, encoded by the coding sequence ATGGAGTTCTTCGAGGTTCTCAGAAAAAGAAGGAGCGTGAGGCGCTTCCAGGAGAGGCCGGTTCCCCGCAAACTTGTGGAAAAGCTCCTTGAGGCTGCCTTCCTGTCACCGAGTTCTTTCAACAGGAGGCCGTGGCACTTCATCGTGGTTGATGACAGGGAAAAGCTCCTGGCGCTTTCAAAGGCAAAGCTCGGCGCCTCTGGCCTGGCAACGGCACCCCTGGCAATAGTCGTTACCGCCGACGAAAGCAGAAGCGACGTCTGGGTGGAAGATTCCAGCATAGCGGCGGAACACATACAGCTGGCGGCGTTCGACCTCGGCCTGTCGTCGTTCTGGGTGCAGATAAGGAACAGAATGCACGATGATAAAAAGACGGCGGAGGAATACGTGAGGGAGCTCCTCGGAATCCCCGAGAACTACCGAGTGGTGTGCATAATAGGCGTCGGCTATCCCGCGGAGAAAAAGCCTCCCCACGGCGATGAGGTTTTTGAGTGGGACAAGGTGAGCTACAACCGCTTTGGTGAAGCGTGGAAGAAACCGTGA
- a CDS encoding molybdopterin-dependent oxidoreductase, producing MPFSACMRDCYDTCSMVSELKDGRLKVRGNPEHPVTAGFLCPKGALLPKWFHAGDRLKVPLIRTGERGSGEFREVGWEEAIKLVAEKLRETISEHGSESVLVYQYAGDRGVVNYAFPLRLFHYLNASTLDYGICDRAGQEALKDVYGTAVGLDPEELKNQRLIVYWGINAFWTNLHGFMLAKRHGLEIWTVDVVRTETARRSHRFYQIKPDTDVLFALAVAKVIIEEGLYDKAFVRENVYGFKEFNDYVKTLSLDYVSRETGLDVETIETFAREFAEKRGVIHIGYGFQRSLAGGEAVRAISILPALVGHRFGFIYDMKTIDKSYAEGKFLRTKPARRIPQMKLAEYIERGEIKFLYVYNSNPLASLPNQNRLRRALRENDIFVVTHDIFLTDTALYSDVVLPANTFFERLDIVDSYYHRHVALNEPVARLHGKSNSEVTRLLARALGIENPCLYESDEEVVRKVLEINGLSWEELTAKGFVKVPERPRKWETPSGKIEFYSRRAMERGLNPFPEYRKFEGKYPLRLLTPTYRMTITSQYHNTYNMIDPNLYINPADAKERGIGDGDTVEVFNDHGRIKTTARLSGDVPPKVVLLYKAFWVKLLGWNANFLTADDTVEKYGNGSAYHSTWVDVRKV from the coding sequence ATGCCCTTCTCCGCCTGCATGCGGGACTGCTACGACACCTGTTCGATGGTGAGCGAGCTTAAGGACGGAAGGCTCAAGGTTAGGGGCAATCCGGAGCACCCCGTAACGGCCGGCTTCCTCTGCCCCAAGGGCGCGCTTCTCCCCAAATGGTTCCACGCTGGGGACAGGCTCAAAGTTCCGCTCATCAGAACCGGGGAGCGCGGGAGCGGAGAGTTTAGAGAGGTTGGCTGGGAGGAAGCCATAAAACTGGTGGCGGAAAAGTTAAGGGAGACCATAAGTGAACACGGAAGCGAGAGCGTTCTCGTTTACCAGTACGCTGGCGATAGGGGCGTTGTTAACTACGCCTTCCCGCTCAGGCTCTTCCACTACCTGAACGCCTCGACACTCGACTATGGAATCTGCGATAGAGCTGGGCAAGAAGCACTTAAGGACGTCTATGGAACCGCCGTTGGGCTCGACCCGGAGGAACTCAAAAACCAGAGGCTAATCGTTTACTGGGGGATAAACGCCTTCTGGACGAACCTGCACGGCTTCATGCTGGCGAAGCGGCACGGACTTGAAATCTGGACGGTCGATGTTGTGAGAACCGAAACCGCCAGGCGCTCACACAGGTTTTATCAAATAAAGCCAGACACCGATGTTCTCTTTGCCCTCGCGGTTGCGAAGGTCATCATCGAGGAGGGGCTTTACGACAAAGCCTTCGTCCGCGAGAACGTTTACGGCTTTAAAGAATTCAATGATTATGTAAAAACACTATCGCTTGATTATGTAAGCAGAGAAACGGGACTGGACGTTGAAACGATCGAGACCTTCGCGAGGGAATTTGCCGAGAAGAGGGGCGTAATTCACATCGGCTACGGCTTCCAGCGCTCCCTGGCTGGAGGAGAGGCCGTGAGGGCGATTTCGATTCTCCCCGCGCTGGTAGGGCACCGCTTTGGCTTCATCTACGACATGAAGACGATAGACAAAAGCTACGCTGAAGGAAAATTCCTCAGAACGAAGCCCGCCAGGAGAATCCCCCAGATGAAGCTGGCCGAGTACATCGAGCGGGGAGAGATTAAGTTCCTCTACGTCTACAACTCCAACCCCCTCGCAAGCCTGCCGAACCAGAACAGGCTGAGAAGGGCCTTGAGGGAGAATGACATCTTCGTGGTCACGCACGACATCTTTCTCACAGATACCGCCCTCTACTCGGACGTGGTGCTGCCGGCAAACACATTCTTCGAGCGCCTTGACATAGTGGACAGCTACTACCACCGCCACGTGGCCCTAAATGAACCGGTTGCGAGGCTTCACGGGAAGAGTAACAGCGAGGTGACGAGACTCCTCGCGAGAGCCCTGGGGATTGAAAATCCATGCCTCTACGAGAGCGACGAGGAGGTCGTTAGAAAAGTCCTCGAAATTAACGGCCTGAGCTGGGAGGAGCTTACGGCTAAGGGTTTCGTCAAAGTTCCAGAGAGGCCGAGGAAGTGGGAAACGCCGAGCGGGAAGATCGAGTTCTACTCCCGGAGAGCGATGGAGAGGGGCTTAAACCCCTTCCCCGAGTACAGGAAGTTCGAAGGAAAGTATCCGCTCAGGCTTCTCACGCCAACCTACCGAATGACGATAACGAGCCAGTACCACAACACCTACAACATGATTGACCCGAACCTCTACATCAACCCGGCCGACGCAAAGGAGAGGGGAATAGGCGACGGTGACACTGTCGAGGTCTTCAACGACCACGGCAGGATAAAAACGACGGCAAGGCTCAGCGGGGACGTTCCACCAAAGGTGGTCCTGCTCTACAAAGCATTCTGGGTAAAGCTTCTCGGCTGGAACGCCAATTTCCTGACGGCCGATGACACCGTAGAAAAGTACGGAAACGGCTCGGCGTATCATTCAACCTGGGTCGATGTCAGGAAGGTTTGA
- a CDS encoding ABC transporter permease, producing MSFVRKFAAIYRTDLKLLRRDPMLLYSVGMTLVLLFIVRYFKDRMGELYYGIALFVLIFIPMIFGMIPGFMMADEKEEKTVQALRVIPISSEAFLVYRLTWASLVTVAFTVIAPHVLDMEIPWKGVLALAVLFLLEVWIYGLLITIFAESRMQAITVSKILGWLLILPVAVKLVVLWRDLSTDWSKLTAFLPTYWTYRVFEGIALNDCSDFPMAVLVHLAWLVPLVVLFRRRVL from the coding sequence ATGAGCTTTGTGCGAAAATTCGCTGCCATATACAGGACCGACCTCAAACTGCTCCGCAGGGACCCCATGCTACTATACAGCGTGGGGATGACTTTGGTGCTCCTCTTCATCGTCCGCTATTTCAAGGATCGCATGGGCGAGCTTTACTACGGGATAGCTCTCTTCGTGCTGATATTCATACCCATGATATTCGGCATGATTCCCGGCTTCATGATGGCCGACGAGAAGGAGGAGAAGACGGTACAGGCACTGCGGGTGATTCCCATATCGAGCGAGGCGTTCCTTGTTTACAGGCTCACGTGGGCTTCGCTGGTGACCGTAGCCTTTACGGTGATAGCGCCTCATGTTCTCGACATGGAGATTCCCTGGAAGGGAGTTCTGGCTCTAGCCGTTCTCTTCCTGCTGGAGGTCTGGATCTATGGACTGCTGATAACCATCTTCGCCGAATCCAGAATGCAGGCTATCACAGTCTCCAAGATTCTCGGCTGGCTCCTGATCCTTCCGGTGGCGGTAAAGCTCGTTGTCCTCTGGAGGGATCTCTCAACGGACTGGAGCAAGCTCACGGCGTTTTTGCCGACGTACTGGACGTACAGGGTCTTCGAGGGCATAGCCCTAAACGACTGCAGCGATTTCCCGATGGCGGTGCTCGTGCATCTGGCCTGGCTGGTCCCGCTGGTGGTACTCTTCCGGAGGAGGGTGCTTTGA
- a CDS encoding SLC13 family permease: MLYLVLVLHDPTLPGRTPGLVDWRSLALITSLILVSKGLELSGVFTRLSIRLISLSGGSERKLMLLLIPIIALSSAVIMNDTAMLVFIPLVVITARLAGINTARAVTLSAIAANVGSALTPIGNPQNIIIWNAYGISFLGFVRAMLLPVGIWLAVLLLFTLTIREGPVSIGRLPPVAVKRRLFVASLGLLVSDVILAEAGRGLWTLPLTLVVLLIAGREALLGFDWALVLTFAFIFIDFSEIAGLLSDLTLPAGGLGLFLASAGLSQLISNVPATVVLLTSRPDWLPLTLGVNIGGTGIIVGSLANLIALRISGIGMADFHRFSIPYFLVALVISILIILL, from the coding sequence CTGCTCTACCTAGTCCTGGTTCTCCACGACCCCACCCTTCCCGGCAGAACCCCGGGGCTGGTGGACTGGAGGAGCCTGGCCCTGATAACGTCGCTCATACTGGTCTCGAAGGGCCTTGAGCTGTCGGGGGTCTTCACCCGCCTTTCCATACGGCTCATCTCGCTCTCCGGCGGCTCGGAGAGGAAGCTGATGCTTCTCCTTATCCCCATCATAGCCCTCTCCTCCGCAGTGATAATGAACGACACCGCGATGCTCGTGTTCATCCCCCTCGTCGTCATCACCGCCCGTCTGGCCGGGATAAACACCGCCCGCGCCGTTACGCTTTCGGCCATAGCGGCGAACGTCGGCTCCGCTCTAACTCCGATCGGCAACCCCCAGAACATCATAATCTGGAACGCCTATGGCATCTCCTTTCTGGGATTTGTCCGGGCGATGCTCCTCCCGGTGGGCATCTGGCTCGCTGTCCTGCTGCTCTTCACACTCACAATACGGGAAGGGCCTGTATCCATTGGGAGGCTGCCTCCCGTGGCGGTTAAAAGGAGGCTCTTCGTTGCTTCACTCGGCCTTCTGGTTTCGGACGTGATTCTCGCCGAGGCCGGCAGGGGGCTGTGGACGCTTCCTCTGACCCTGGTTGTGCTCCTCATAGCCGGAAGGGAAGCCCTGCTTGGCTTTGACTGGGCGCTGGTTCTCACCTTCGCGTTCATTTTCATAGACTTCAGCGAGATTGCCGGCCTGCTTTCAGACCTAACCCTGCCCGCGGGTGGATTGGGTCTCTTCCTGGCCTCTGCGGGGCTTAGCCAGCTCATCAGCAACGTTCCCGCGACTGTGGTCCTCCTGACCTCCAGACCCGACTGGCTCCCCCTGACCCTCGGTGTGAACATCGGGGGAACGGGGATTATAGTCGGCTCCCTTGCGAATCTCATAGCCCTCCGCATCTCCGGAATCGGTATGGCAGACTTCCACAGGTTTTCGATTCCTTACTTCCTAGTGGCCTTGGTGATTTCGATTCTGATAATCCTGCTCTGA
- a CDS encoding ArsR/SmtB family transcription factor: MTEVCKVYEEHLDKILEAQAKLPGEEHILEMADFFDALGNPTRLKILLALMEAGELCTCDLSAITGLSVSAVSHQLRLLKDRKIVAYRKDGKNVFYRLDDEHIREILRTAIEHLSEVK, translated from the coding sequence ATGACTGAGGTGTGTAAGGTCTACGAGGAGCATCTGGATAAAATCCTGGAGGCCCAGGCAAAACTCCCCGGGGAGGAGCACATACTTGAAATGGCGGACTTCTTCGACGCGCTGGGCAATCCAACCAGGCTCAAAATACTCCTCGCTCTCATGGAGGCCGGGGAGCTCTGCACATGCGACCTCTCAGCCATTACCGGGCTCTCCGTTTCGGCGGTCTCTCACCAGCTTAGACTCCTGAAGGACAGGAAGATAGTGGCCTACCGCAAGGACGGCAAGAACGTCTTCTACCGCCTCGATGACGAGCACATCAGGGAGATACTGAGGACGGCCATTGAGCATCTCTCGGAGGTGAAGTGA
- a CDS encoding peroxiredoxin, whose protein sequence is MVVIGEKFPEVEVKTTHGVIKLPDYFAEKGKWFILFSHPADFTPVCTTEFYAMQKRVEEFRKLGVEPIGLSVDQVFSHLKWMEWIKENLGEEITFPVIADDRGDLAEALGMIPSGATITARAVFVVDDKGVIRAIVYYPAEVGRDWDEILRLVKALKTSDEKGVALPHKWPNNELIGDRAIVPPAASVEEIKAREEAKAKGEIECYDWWFCHKKI, encoded by the coding sequence ATGGTCGTCATAGGAGAAAAGTTCCCAGAGGTCGAGGTCAAGACCACCCACGGAGTGATAAAGCTCCCGGACTACTTCGCCGAGAAGGGCAAGTGGTTCATACTCTTCAGCCACCCGGCTGACTTCACCCCGGTCTGCACGACCGAGTTCTACGCGATGCAGAAGCGCGTTGAGGAGTTCAGGAAGCTCGGCGTCGAGCCCATCGGGCTGAGCGTTGATCAGGTCTTCAGCCACCTCAAGTGGATGGAGTGGATCAAGGAGAACCTCGGAGAGGAGATAACCTTCCCGGTCATAGCGGACGACCGCGGTGACCTCGCCGAGGCCCTCGGCATGATCCCGAGCGGCGCCACCATTACAGCGAGGGCCGTCTTCGTCGTCGACGACAAGGGCGTCATAAGGGCCATCGTCTACTACCCGGCCGAGGTCGGGAGGGACTGGGACGAGATACTCAGGCTCGTCAAGGCCCTCAAGACCAGCGACGAGAAGGGCGTCGCCCTGCCGCACAAGTGGCCCAACAACGAGCTCATCGGCGACCGCGCCATCGTCCCGCCCGCGGCCAGCGTTGAGGAGATCAAGGCCAGGGAAGAGGCCAAGGCCAAGGGCGAGATCGAGTGCTACGACTGGTGGTTCTGCCACAAGAAGATTTGA
- a CDS encoding GNAT family N-acetyltransferase, with protein sequence MGDVVVEPARGTPEEAEHFSELMEMSAPEYFPDLLGRKFKELFRALFLEKENLFSHEHVIFAVYEHRIAGMLLGYDWKAKEREEKRTGWLMLKALGFDFLRQLPAFISAASGSGKLEKGDYYISNVAVYPEFRGKGIGKALMLKAEELAGQSGARRVALDVEKDNENAIRIYKRLGYSVEREHSIELGGRRYRFYRMTKPLEKIE encoded by the coding sequence ATGGGTGACGTCGTTGTTGAGCCAGCCAGGGGGACACCCGAAGAGGCGGAACACTTCTCAGAGCTCATGGAAATGTCCGCCCCCGAGTATTTTCCCGATTTGCTCGGAAGAAAGTTCAAGGAGCTCTTCAGGGCACTTTTCCTCGAAAAAGAAAACCTCTTCAGCCACGAGCACGTGATTTTTGCGGTCTATGAGCACCGAATAGCTGGAATGCTCCTGGGCTACGACTGGAAGGCCAAGGAAAGGGAGGAAAAGAGAACCGGCTGGCTGATGCTGAAAGCCCTCGGCTTCGACTTTTTAAGGCAGCTTCCAGCTTTCATAAGCGCCGCTTCCGGTTCAGGAAAGCTTGAGAAAGGGGACTATTACATCAGCAACGTCGCCGTTTACCCGGAATTCAGGGGAAAGGGCATCGGAAAGGCCCTCATGCTGAAGGCCGAAGAACTCGCCGGACAAAGCGGGGCGAGGAGAGTCGCACTGGACGTTGAAAAGGACAACGAGAACGCGATAAGGATATACAAACGGCTCGGCTACTCCGTTGAGAGAGAGCACTCCATCGAGCTCGGAGGGAGGAGGTACAGGTTCTACAGGATGACAAAACCACTGGAGAAAATAGAGTAG
- a CDS encoding fluoroquinolone export ABC transporter permease subunit gives MISQLVRLDLKVGTRGYVYPIYLLMALAYGLMVMVFPEGYRSTVVPLFLLLEPGMVGFTFVGTAIFAEKKDGTIGALAVTPLDWRSYVLAKTLLMALVSLLAGALIFVLGTRSLDGLPYVLAGTLLVSAVYTLLGIAVSAKYRDLDDYFVPLLGVMALSLLPFAHYHGYLTGEIWKVLYAVPSYPAIYFFSAPFGGVSAENLLWSALGLMVWGIVVYYLARVRFYRYAVEGLR, from the coding sequence ATGATAAGTCAGCTGGTGAGGCTCGACCTGAAGGTTGGAACGAGGGGCTACGTCTATCCGATATACCTGCTCATGGCTTTAGCTTATGGCCTTATGGTGATGGTGTTTCCAGAGGGGTACCGCTCAACCGTCGTTCCCCTTTTCCTGCTCCTTGAGCCCGGGATGGTCGGCTTCACCTTCGTCGGTACGGCCATCTTCGCGGAGAAGAAAGACGGAACGATAGGCGCTCTGGCGGTTACACCGCTCGACTGGAGGAGCTACGTTTTAGCAAAGACACTCCTCATGGCGCTGGTTTCCCTCCTCGCGGGGGCGCTTATATTTGTCCTTGGAACCCGCTCCCTTGACGGGCTGCCCTACGTCTTGGCCGGCACGTTGCTGGTTTCAGCCGTTTATACCCTCCTAGGAATCGCGGTCTCCGCCAAATACCGCGACCTGGACGACTATTTCGTCCCCCTCCTCGGGGTCATGGCCCTTTCCCTTCTCCCCTTCGCCCACTACCACGGCTATTTAACGGGCGAGATATGGAAGGTTCTCTATGCCGTCCCCAGTTATCCTGCCATCTACTTCTTCAGCGCCCCCTTCGGAGGGGTTTCGGCGGAAAACCTTCTGTGGTCGGCGCTTGGTCTGATGGTATGGGGTATCGTGGTGTATTACCTCGCAAGGGTTCGCTTTTACAGGTACGCAGTGGAGGGGTTGAGATGA
- a CDS encoding heavy metal translocating P-type ATPase translates to MAKKLKLEGLDCASCAYEIEEALKKEGFEFALVNFATKEAVIEGNVEKAKEIIRKVEPDVEVIEEDEHGHSHHGHHHEHGEEDPKKALYFIIPSLMLFGIGVVLRYYYGMDNAFVFGVFVASYLLVGWKVLRSAIINSLHGNVFDENFLIAVATLGAFAIREYPEGVAVMLFYVVGEFFQDLAVDRSRRSIKALLALKAEHANLLRNGEVVRVKPEELKVGDTILVKPGEKVPVDGVVIEGESTVDTSALTGESVPRTVREGEEILSGMVNLSGVLKVRVTKELNESTISRILELVENASARKARTEKFITRFARYYTPAVVGIAALIATVPPLITGDPFSTWVYRALILLVISCPCALVLSIPLGYFGGIGKAAREGILVKGSNYLDALKDASIVAFDKTGTLTKDVFKVTKVETRNGFSEEEIIRFAALAEAHSNHPIAKAIREAYGKEINEAEIVEYEEIAGHGVRARIDGIEVLVGNDRLLHRFNIEHDTCRVRGTVAHVVIDGKYAGYIIISDEIKDDAPKAVKELKRLGVKKVVMVTGDSREVAEEIAKQLGLDSFYAELLPEEKVRVIEELEKEKGDGKVVFVGDGINDAPVLARADVGVAMGALGSDAAIETADIVIMDDKPSKLPRGIRIARKTQRIVWQNIVFALGVKLAFIGLGILGEATMWEAVFADVGVALIAVFNAMRILR, encoded by the coding sequence ATGGCAAAAAAGCTCAAGCTCGAGGGACTCGACTGCGCGAGCTGTGCCTACGAGATAGAGGAGGCCCTCAAAAAGGAGGGCTTTGAGTTCGCACTGGTCAACTTCGCCACCAAGGAGGCGGTTATAGAGGGCAACGTTGAGAAGGCCAAGGAGATAATCAGAAAGGTCGAGCCGGACGTCGAGGTCATCGAAGAGGACGAGCACGGTCACTCGCACCACGGGCACCACCACGAGCACGGTGAAGAGGATCCCAAAAAGGCTCTCTACTTCATAATCCCGTCGCTCATGCTCTTTGGCATCGGGGTGGTACTCCGCTATTACTACGGCATGGACAACGCCTTCGTCTTCGGGGTCTTCGTTGCGAGCTACCTCCTCGTTGGCTGGAAGGTTCTTAGAAGTGCCATCATCAACTCCCTGCACGGCAACGTCTTCGACGAGAACTTCCTCATCGCGGTGGCCACGCTGGGAGCCTTCGCCATCAGGGAGTATCCGGAGGGAGTGGCGGTCATGCTCTTCTACGTTGTAGGGGAGTTCTTCCAGGACCTAGCTGTGGACAGGTCACGGCGCTCCATAAAGGCACTGCTTGCGCTCAAGGCCGAGCACGCTAACCTGCTCAGGAACGGCGAGGTCGTTAGGGTGAAGCCGGAGGAGCTGAAGGTCGGCGATACAATCCTGGTAAAGCCGGGTGAAAAGGTTCCCGTTGATGGCGTTGTCATAGAGGGTGAATCAACCGTTGATACCTCCGCCCTGACGGGTGAAAGCGTTCCCAGGACGGTAAGGGAAGGGGAGGAAATCCTCTCCGGCATGGTCAATCTAAGCGGCGTCCTCAAGGTCCGGGTTACCAAGGAGCTTAACGAGTCAACGATATCGAGAATTCTGGAACTAGTCGAAAACGCGAGCGCCAGAAAGGCCAGGACCGAGAAGTTCATAACCCGCTTTGCCCGCTACTACACTCCAGCGGTGGTCGGAATAGCGGCGCTCATAGCCACGGTCCCGCCGCTGATTACGGGAGACCCGTTTTCAACGTGGGTTTACAGGGCGCTGATCCTTCTCGTGATTTCGTGTCCCTGCGCCCTCGTGCTCTCAATCCCGCTCGGCTACTTCGGGGGCATTGGGAAGGCCGCCAGGGAGGGGATACTCGTCAAGGGCTCCAACTACCTCGATGCACTCAAGGACGCAAGCATCGTCGCCTTCGACAAAACCGGCACGCTGACAAAGGACGTTTTCAAGGTCACGAAGGTGGAAACAAGGAACGGATTTAGCGAGGAGGAGATCATCAGGTTCGCGGCCCTTGCCGAGGCTCACTCGAACCACCCGATAGCGAAGGCCATACGCGAGGCATACGGCAAGGAAATCAACGAGGCAGAGATAGTCGAGTACGAAGAGATAGCCGGCCACGGCGTCAGGGCTAGGATTGACGGAATCGAGGTTCTCGTGGGCAACGACAGGCTGTTACACCGCTTCAACATCGAACACGATACGTGCAGGGTTAGAGGCACCGTGGCACACGTCGTCATCGACGGGAAGTACGCCGGGTACATAATAATCTCGGACGAGATAAAAGATGACGCCCCGAAGGCCGTGAAAGAACTCAAGCGCCTTGGAGTCAAGAAGGTCGTGATGGTCACCGGCGACAGCAGGGAAGTCGCGGAGGAGATAGCGAAGCAGCTTGGCCTCGACAGCTTCTACGCCGAGCTTCTGCCGGAGGAAAAGGTGAGGGTCATAGAGGAGCTCGAGAAGGAGAAGGGGGACGGAAAGGTGGTCTTCGTCGGCGACGGGATAAACGACGCTCCCGTGCTGGCCAGGGCGGACGTTGGCGTTGCCATGGGAGCGCTCGGAAGTGATGCTGCCATAGAGACCGCCGATATCGTCATAATGGACGACAAGCCCTCGAAGCTCCCCCGGGGCATCAGGATAGCCAGAAAGACCCAGCGGATAGTATGGCAGAACATAGTCTTCGCCCTCGGCGTTAAGCTCGCCTTTATCGGCCTCGGAATTCTCGGAGAGGCTACGATGTGGGAGGCGGTCTTTGCCGACGTCGGCGTGGCCTTGATAGCGGTCTTCAACGCGATGAGGATTCTGAGGTGA
- a CDS encoding ABC transporter ATP-binding protein: MPVIEVENVRKYYGEVRGVDGLSFSVERGEIYGFLGPNGAGKTTTVKILVKILRDYEGTVKILGRNLREWGKEYYNRIGVSFEFPAVYSRLTALENLEFFASFYRKHLDPLEVLKVVGLENEADKLVSGFSKGMKKKLDLARALLPDPEILFLDEPLEGLDPASARRIKDLLLEMRESGKTVFLTTHNMYVADELCDRVAFIVDGKIVLVGNPGELKVRMGKRLIKIEYVASGDVRTAEFPLENLGGNEEFLRILREHEIRRINTEEPTLEDIFLKVTGRRLV, translated from the coding sequence ATGCCCGTCATAGAGGTTGAGAACGTTAGGAAGTACTACGGAGAAGTTAGGGGCGTTGATGGTCTGAGCTTCTCCGTCGAGAGGGGTGAAATCTACGGGTTCCTTGGTCCTAACGGGGCTGGGAAGACCACGACCGTCAAAATTCTGGTGAAAATCCTGAGGGACTATGAAGGGACCGTCAAAATCCTTGGAAGGAACCTCCGCGAATGGGGGAAGGAGTACTACAACAGAATCGGCGTCTCCTTCGAGTTTCCTGCCGTTTACTCACGTCTCACTGCCCTCGAAAACCTTGAGTTCTTTGCGAGCTTTTACAGAAAGCACCTCGACCCCCTGGAGGTTCTCAAGGTTGTCGGGCTTGAAAACGAGGCAGATAAACTCGTCTCCGGCTTTTCCAAGGGAATGAAGAAGAAGCTCGATCTGGCGAGGGCTCTGCTCCCGGATCCGGAAATCCTCTTCCTCGATGAACCCTTAGAGGGTCTCGACCCGGCGAGCGCAAGGAGGATAAAAGACCTGCTCCTTGAGATGCGTGAAAGCGGGAAGACCGTCTTCCTGACCACCCACAACATGTACGTCGCCGATGAGCTCTGCGACAGGGTTGCGTTCATTGTGGACGGAAAGATAGTCCTCGTTGGAAATCCGGGCGAGCTGAAGGTGAGGATGGGTAAGCGCCTGATCAAGATCGAGTATGTGGCCAGCGGTGATGTGAGGACCGCCGAGTTCCCGCTTGAGAACCTTGGAGGAAACGAGGAGTTCCTGAGAATCCTGCGGGAGCATGAGATAAGGCGCATAAACACTGAAGAACCGACACTCGAGGACATCTTCCTGAAGGTCACGGGGAGGAGGCTCGTATGA
- a CDS encoding helix-turn-helix domain-containing protein codes for MKRLKIAIPYDGDLFAGLEWLLEAIEWAYGDTYFTIDTDVIKLVEVKFRESPEKVIERLRALHQVRDVRAFPRNGMHLLYIRASLEPQREQAERLFELQKKGLVIFESGTFVGDESILSVLCEEELLGEVVRTFREAYGARVISVEEAEPESSPLSKLTKRQAEVLLLAYKSGYFDEPRKVTLRELAEMLNLSPSTVKEHLRKGLKRLLDETLK; via the coding sequence ATGAAGCGCCTGAAGATCGCGATACCCTACGACGGGGATCTCTTTGCCGGTCTTGAGTGGCTCCTCGAAGCGATAGAGTGGGCCTACGGGGACACTTACTTCACCATAGACACCGATGTCATCAAGCTGGTGGAAGTCAAGTTCCGGGAATCCCCTGAGAAGGTCATCGAGCGGTTGCGGGCGCTCCACCAGGTGAGGGACGTCAGGGCCTTTCCCAGGAATGGTATGCACCTGCTCTACATCCGCGCCTCCCTTGAACCCCAGAGGGAGCAGGCGGAAAGGCTCTTCGAGCTTCAGAAGAAAGGCCTCGTCATTTTTGAGAGCGGAACCTTCGTTGGGGACGAGAGCATTCTTTCGGTTCTCTGCGAGGAAGAGCTCCTTGGGGAAGTGGTGAGAACATTTCGTGAAGCCTACGGTGCGAGGGTGATCAGCGTTGAGGAGGCGGAACCGGAGAGCAGTCCCCTCTCAAAGCTGACGAAAAGGCAGGCCGAGGTTCTCCTCCTGGCTTACAAGAGCGGCTACTTCGACGAGCCCCGGAAGGTCACTTTGCGGGAGCTGGCGGAGATGCTGAACCTCAGCCCCTCAACGGTGAAGGAGCACCTGAGGAAGGGGCTTAAGAGGCTCCTCGACGAGACCCTCAAATAA
- a CDS encoding DUF998 domain-containing protein — translation MREKLVWFGFMGALVYWSFVAWSISRNPWFSFWKNALSDLGGPGANSPWIYNAGLVVSSLFLLAFSVGLILTSEGRLQTVGGAYLSISSVFLALIGIFHEGTEPHVFVSTYFFVQFFLGALLYGLGSERLRPVSVLIFSLALVGPLVPFPSTSLLETYEILLVMAFSLAVALNSKGFTGRGASGGGG, via the coding sequence GTGAGGGAGAAACTCGTATGGTTCGGTTTCATGGGCGCTCTAGTCTACTGGTCTTTCGTCGCCTGGAGCATATCGAGAAATCCCTGGTTCTCCTTCTGGAAGAACGCCCTGAGCGACCTTGGGGGGCCTGGGGCGAACTCACCGTGGATTTATAACGCCGGTCTGGTCGTTAGTTCTCTCTTCCTCCTGGCTTTCTCCGTTGGACTTATCCTCACCTCGGAGGGGAGGCTCCAGACGGTTGGAGGAGCATACCTGAGCATCTCGTCCGTTTTCCTCGCCCTGATAGGCATATTCCACGAGGGCACCGAGCCCCACGTGTTCGTCTCCACCTACTTCTTCGTCCAGTTTTTCCTGGGGGCGCTCCTCTACGGGCTCGGATCGGAGCGGCTCAGACCTGTGTCTGTTCTTATATTTTCCCTGGCCCTTGTAGGCCCGCTCGTCCCCTTTCCCTCCACCTCCCTTCTCGAAACGTACGAGATACTCCTCGTCATGGCATTTTCGCTGGCCGTCGCCCTGAACAGTAAGGGTTTTACGGGTCGCGGAGCAAGTGGGGGAGGTGGTTGA